AGGATTTCTGAGATCTCTGCACGGCTTCCTTACAAAATGCTGAAGTCCATTCGTGTAGCAAATCAGAGGGATTACTCACTGAGCCATCTTCTCTAAGCAATCTTTTCTTAACAAAGAAATTCAAGGAGTAACCATCGCTGGAGGAAAAATCCGTAGAAATATCAGAAAGAGCGGAGCCTTCTAAAGCAGGAGTACTAAAGACTATAACCAAAGGGTTTATCCCTTCTTCCACATCTTTTGCTACAATAACAGCCGAAAGCTGCTCGTTTACATCCCCGGATTTTAGCTCTAACCCACTGGAAAATTTCAGTCCTGAAGTTTTTAGCTCTTCAATAACAGACTCCAAAGATTGGGGAACAGTTATCTCTCCTGAAAAAATTTTCCCAGCAAGCTCTGTGATCTCCTTAGAGGAGGTCTTATTTTCAGCAAGAGAGCGATACCTGAGGTAATCTAAGAAAATACTGGCTTTAGCTCCACAACTTCCCGAAGAAGAAAATTTTTCATTCACAACATGGAAAGTCATGGAGGAAAAACCTAGAATCTCTTTCGCAGAAAGGGTTGAGCACCCCGGAACACTTAAATGAATATTGCTACCTTCTCTGCGCATCTCTATTTCAGACACGCCTAACTTATTCAATCGAGCGTACAGTTCATCGTAAATACGAGATATCTCTTCCTTATCAACAATTGCTTCCCCTCGATGATCTCTGAAAGCTAACTTTATATGTTTTCCGCCTGCCAGATCTACTCCCCACTTTAAAACCTTTTCTCCTCGCCAATACTTCCTAATATTCAACTTACAATTTTCATAGAAAACATTGCGGTGAGGAGTTGCCGTACAAAAAATTTCTTGCAAATTACCAGAACACTTAGCTTTCTCGTACCGCTCTTTCCAAAGAAGGAGTTCTTTTTGTCTAGACGTTTCGATCTTACTTTTGCTTGCTAAATATTGCTGCACACTAGTTAAATCCAAACAAGCCTGCTCTCCATAAGTAGAAAACGCTTCCTCCGAAGAATCCAGGATGGAAGAAAAAGGTTCTCTAACTTCAAACACCCTATCTTCGCCAATACCAGCCACAGACACATTTAAATGGTAGAAACATCTTAATAAAGATCGGACATCTTCATCAAAATTCTTTCTTTCTTCTTCGTTTTCGATCTGACGATATTTTTCAATAAAGGCATTTACACCTTTCAAAACAATGTACAGCCTCCCCTTACGAAAATGTCTACAACTTTCTTTTGGGAAGAATACATAACATCCAAACTGATCTCTTTCTAAAGGTTCCTTATCGCTGACAGGAAAGACTGAGCGAGAAAAATCAGTGGATTTTGGGGCCCAATTCCTAGAAATTAGCCCCAAAATGTGTTTTTTATATGACTCCAAAACAGAGGAACCATCAAAGATAATATGCCCTTTGACTTCCGGAGAGGAGAACAATGAAACAATGAACCCCTTATCTCCCTCAGAAACGGCAAGACCAGTAATGTCCGCTATGCGTTCCTTCTCCTTCTGCAACATGCGATTGATAGAAGTTATTTTATTTAGATCCTCAGAAGAATTTTTTGGATTATCAAGAATCTCAAGAATGCCTTTGTCGAGGTTAAACAATATCTCCCCTTGAGAGTACAAAACTTCAACAGAGCTGAACAATGGATGTTTGTGTCGGCAATCGAAGTAACGAGAAGTAATATTTGTTGGTTCCCTATGAAAGAATACTCGTTCTTTTTGAATTTTCTTCAAAAGAGCGGCACAAACATTCTGATCTTCCTTAGATGCTGTTGGGTCTTTAGTAATTTTATCTAATTGTCTAACAAAACTTTCTAACTCCCTATTTTCCCTTAAGGAAAAAGCTACTAGCCTGGAGGTCAATACTTCTGGCAGACAATCCAATTGTTCCGATAAAGTTTTTGCAAAGGCCAGAGCAAATTCTCTAGCTCCGGGAGAAGACAATGGAGAGAGATACCCACAGCAAGAAGCGGACTCATTTTCTTGAAAAACTTTGGCAGCAATATCGCTAGCAGTTCTTAAAATTCCCCGACGATACTCGGAAGAGTCTGGATTTCGCGTTATGAAACGAAAATCTTGAGAAGAGACAGGGCTCAAAATTGCCGAAGCCACCTGTACACAAACCTCCCCACTTTCTTCCTGCACACCCACTACATACAGTCTCTGGGAAGAAAAAGGCACGGAGCGCTCTGCTAAGGCAATTTTATCTGCAAATAAATCAGCATCGTCCTTCTTTTTAAAAAAAACATCTATCACCCCAGGAATCCGATCATTTCTCTTTATCCCCTTTGGACTAACTTGAATTTCTCTAGTGATACCACGAATCCGTGCAAAAGAGTCCCTATAGGTCTTATCTACTTTACGGACGATCTCTCCCACCAAATTTCTAGACTCTTTAGGTCCAAATTCCTGACCAACAGGGCGAGAATAGTAAAGACAGGTCGGCAAGACATTGTAAAGAGCAAAGCCGAACACAAAAATAATGAAATACCAATGATTTCTTCTATATCTCTTCATCCCAACACTCTTTTCGAAAATCTAGCCTCTCTAAGGTCGGGAAAATACCAAGTATTGAGAAAATCTGTCAAACTTAAGAATATCGCAATCAATCAGATTAAAAAAAATTTTACTCTCGAGCAAAACTAGGCCAAAGAAGTCGAAGAAGCTGAGCTTCGTCTTCCGTCAGGATCATCTCCCAAAGACAAAGAAACAGTTATCTGTTCCAAACATGCATTAGAGCTCCTGCCTTCAGAAATATTTACCTCATTGTTCAAAGTTTCAACAGCGTCCAACATAGCCAACATTAACAACCAATGTTGCGAAGAAGCCTCACTTTCTACAAACAGATCAGGGATGGTGACATTTAAGACTATTTCCTTGGCGTCTTTGAAAGAAGACTTACCCAAGGAAACGCCCTCTTTCAACATTCCTAGAAACATTTTTGAAAGGGGAAAAAAAGCTACTTGTAGTTCTTCTTCGGTGTATCGCCCTCCTGCAAAGAATCTTCCAACAACGATTTCTAAAGGCTTGAATAATGTTTCCGACTGGCTTTTTATGTTCTCTTCATCTGAAACATCATCCAAATCACTTGCTAAGCCAAATTTTCCGACAGGCTCTGAAATAATCCCAACAGAGTTAAGTTTATCTAAAGCATTGATCTGAGATAAAAACCAGTCAGGAATGTCACCTTTCCCTCTAAACACTTTTCTTCCAGCCACTTCAGCCATAAGTTCGGAAGAAATACCGCAAACTTCTATGGAAAAACTTCCTAGAAACATCTCTCTCAACCTAGATTCCTTTCCCATAAGAAAAGAAACTCTTGAGTTCTTTTTGATAGGCTTCCACCTCCCAACATCCTCAGATCTTTCTTCTACTACAAATTTGTTTCGAAGTTCCTTGTGAAAGGTCTCTTCACTAAACGGGCCAAAAAAATGTGTTTTACTTCTGAGAAATGAAAACAAAGACCCAGGAATCCGAATAATGTCAAAAGCTTCTCGCTGAAAAAAAGAGGTTAAACGGAGAATGATGCAGGCGACGACCAAAGTGATAGACCCAACAAGAGACAAGACTAGGTAAGCAGGGTTAACAAAAACCATAGAACAGATCACCCCAGAAAAAAAACCAGAAAAGCCCAACATGCACATAGCAAAAAAAATCTTCGTTCTCAAGCTACCCCAGTTACTCTTTTGTCCGGAAGGCATTGCAGTCTCTCGAACCCCAGGAGAGAGTGTTACGGACTGGATAAAACCAACTCCTTTTTGTCTAGAAAAGAACGAATGTACACTCATAAAAACCCCAGATATAAAATCAAAAAAGCAATAATGTAAAATAACTATAAGTCAAATAAAGAAATCTAAATAGATACATTAAAACATGCTTTAAAATAAATTGAAAAACCATCTCTGAATGAGTTTTAAGAGGGATCTATCCCCCCATTTCCTTAAAACAATAAAAAAATACTCCAATTTGGCAATGGTTCTGGCCAATAAGAAACCTTAACCAACTAAAAGCTGGTATCTCTTGTAAAGATATCACTGTATCCTATACGATCTCCTCCCAAGAATTTCCTTAAAGTTTTAAGCAGCTGTTTTAAAAGACTTAAGACAAACGCTCTGAAAATCTAAATCTTTTGCAATATGTAGCTCATGTCCACTTCTACGATCCCTATGCCATACGCTGAGAACCCCAAAAAGTCTCAAATCATTGCTTCTCTCATTTCTCGCTTACGCAGAAAGAGCATCCCTAAGCACGTCGCAATTATTATGGACGGCAACAGGCGCTGGAGTTGGTTGAATTCTCCAGATTTAGCCAAAGAGGGTATCTTCGAAGGTCACCAAAAAGGTGCTGAGGTTCTTTTGGATTTGATACCCATCGTTAAAGCATTAGGCATAGAAACATTAACGCTTTATGCATTCTCTACAGAAAATCGCAACCGCCCTCCCAAAGAAGTTTCTCAAATTTTTTCTCTTGTTTGTCGCTGTATCGATGAAAAAAAATCATGGATGAAAGAGCAAGGCATCAGGTTTAAGTGTATAGGCAACCTAGAAGGACTTCCGGAAGAGGTACGAGAAAAAATTATCGACATTTCAGAGGAGACCAAAAATCAGGAGTACTTAAGGCTAGCTTTGGCTCTTAACTATGGAGCTAAAGATGAGCTAGTTCGTGCATTTAAAAAAATACATAGAGACCTGCTGGCGAATAAAATTGCCTTACAAGATCTTTCAGAAACTCTTGTCAGCTCTTACCTTGATACTGCAGAGTTTGGAAACCCTGACCTGTTAATTCGAACCGGAGGGGAAATGCGTGTCAGTAATTTCCTTTTGTGGCAAATAGCGTATACAGAGCTTTACATGACTAAAGTCCTTTGGCCCAACTTTGGTGCTCTGGATTTTATCAAAGCCATCTGGGCATTCCAAAAGCGTTCTAGAAGAGGAGGTTTATAGGTTATGAGTAAGGAGAAAAGTTTTGGACATGGAGATCTTTTTCAGAGAGTGGTCGTCCATTCCTTAGTACTCACTTTCCTAGTTCTCTTGCTTTATACTTCTCTCTCTCATGTAGGGTCGTGGACGGTAGGTTTAGTTCTCTCTCTTTTGGGCGCACTGGGGACCCAGGAGTACTGTTCAATGTTAAAAAAGAAAAACAAGTTTAAGCCTACTTATCACCCTGTCCTAGGAACCTTTGGTACTTTACTTCTCTCTTTCTTGGTAATTCGGTGGCAAAGTTCACTCCCTGCTTACTGTCGGACGCTACCTAGCATTTACATCTTCACTTGGACTTTATGGACTCTGTTCTCTTTTTGCTCTCCAAAAAAATCCCCACTAACAACAGCCGGAACTAGTGTATTTTCCGTTCTTTACGTTACAGTGCCCCTGTATCTTTTTTTAAAAATTCTTTATGGATTTCTTTCCTCTCCCCAGCCCTATTTGGGAGTATGGTGGACAAGCTTCCTAATAGCGACTACAAAAGGTGCAGATATTTTTGGATACTTTTTTGGAAAAGCATTTGGTAAAAGACAAATTTCTCCGAGCCTAAGCCCCAACAAAACTGTTGCTGGGTTCCTAGCTGGATGTCTGGGGTCTGTATTCATTGCAGCTTTGTTTTGCTTCCAAATCCCTCCAAAATTTGTTCCTTTTGTGGCTCATCCAAGTTTTCTGCTCCCTTTTGGATTAATTCTGGGCATTTGTGGGTTCTTTGGTGATATTCTAGAATCTAGTTTTAAACGAGATGCAGACATCAAAGACAGCAATAAAATTCCCTCTATTGGTGGCATCTTAGATAATTTAGACTCTTTACTTCTCTCAACGCCTGTCTTATACTTCTGCCTTTCTCTCACACAAAATGGAGTGTTTGGGGCATAAGTAGCCGAATACATCCAGAAGGTAGGCTATCAAAGAATGCTTATAACCATAGATGGACCGTCAGGAACAGGAAAGAGCTCTGTAGCTAGGGCTTTAGCAGAAGCCCTAGCTTTCAACTATTGCAATACAGGGGCTATGTATAGAACATTAGCCTATGCCTATCTAGAAACGAATTGTCCTGACTCTTCCAAGTTGTTGGCCGAAAAAGATTTGTTTTCTTTTTCATTTTCCCCAAATCAACCTTTGCTGTCTTTCTTCAAAGGGCGCCTATTATCCCCAGAAGATTTGTCTGAGTCTAAGGTTACAAAGGCGGCTTCCGACTTAGCTAAAATTCCTGAAATAAGAGAGTTTATGCAAAAGTTGCAAAGAGAGTATGCGACACTTGGTGACTGTGTTTTCGAAGGTAGAGATATGGGGTCCGTAGTATTCCCTCAAGCACAGGTAAAAATTTTCTTAACAGCATCTCCTGAAGTCCGAGCTCGTCGCCGACTTAAGGATTATCTGCCTAACTCTGTCTCCTACGAGGAATTAAAAGCTGCTTTAATAGCTAGAGATCGAGAGGACTCTGAACGAAAGAATGACCCTTTGACAATTCCCGAGGGAGCCATCGTAATTGATTCTTCTGAGCTTACCGTACAGGAAGTAACTCAAAAAATTCTTCAAATAATCTCAAGAGAACCATAATGCTTTACTACATTGCTCGTCCTCTATTCGCTTTGATATTTTTCCTTTTCTATCGCATCCAAGTTTACGGAAAAAAGAATTTATCCGAAAAAGGAGCAGTCGTTACCCCTAATCACGCCTCCTATTACGATGGCATAGTAGTCCAGTTGTCGATCAAAGGGCCCGTATATCATTTTGTTAAAGCTTCCCTTTTCCGATCGAAAATTTCTAACTTTCTTATGAGATCTGTTCACTGTCTTCCTATCGAAAGGAAAAAAAACAATCTATCCTCTATCAAGGAAGCTGCAGCAGTAGTCAAAAATGGGAAAAAATTAGTTATTTACCCAGAAGGAACTAGAACACCAGATGGGAACTTGCAATCGGGACAATCGGGAGCAGGAATGCTAGTCATATCTTTAGGGGTACCTGCTATTCCTGTTTATGTGGCTAATACCTACGCTATCTTTAATCGCCATATGAAAATACCTAGGATTTTTAAAAAAATCCCTGTCATCTTCGGCTCCCCTATTCACTTCGATGATATTCGCAATGACCCTTCTCTGACACATAAAGAAGCCTATCGAAAAGCTATCGATAGGATCATGCATAAAATTGCACTTTTAAAAACGTGGTACGAAAACGGCTGTAAAGGAGATATTCCCTAATGACATATTCTTTTCAAAGGCTGCGACCTTGGTTAGAACAACTATGCAGTGAAGCCTTTCAAAAAGCCTATCCAGAACTGGGCAAGATTCAGCCAGAGGTCACTCTGGCTACCAAGGAAGCCTTTGGACACTTCCAGTGCAACGAAGCGATGAAACTGGCCAAATTTCTCAAGTGCGCGCCCGTAACTATAGCTAATAAAGTTTTGTCTCATTTGCCAAAAGAGTATTTTTCAACCATCGAAGTGGCTGGGGCAGGATTCATTAATTTCACACTTTCCCAAGCATTCTTAGAAGAAAGTCTATTACACCTACCATCTCTACTGACTCCTGGGTCCTTAGTGGAAAAATTCCAACGAGTAATTGTAGACTACTCCTCTCCAAACACAGCCAAAGACATGCATGTAGGACACTTAAGATCTACAATTATCGGAGATTGTCTGGCTAAGGTTTACGCATTCTTAGGACATGAAGTTATCAAGCTCAACCACATCGGAGATTGGGGGACAGCTTTTGGGATGTTAATCGCTTACATTCAAGAAAACAATCTCCAAGACCAAGGTGATATAGAGAACCTTACCTTGTTATATCAAAAAAGTCGGGCGCGCTTTGATGAAGATGAAGACTTTAAATCACAGTCCAGAAAAAACGTAGTTCTTCTCCAGGCGGGAGATCCAAAAATCATAAAGATTTGGGAAAATATTTGTGAAGCATCCAGGAGAGCTTTTAATAAAATTTACTCTCTCCTTGATGTATCCATAGAGGAGCGTGGAGAATCTTTCTATAACCCTTTTCTTGCTGACGTCGTCTCCGATCTTGAAAATAAAGGACTTGTAACCATATCTGACGGAGCAAAATGCGTTTTTCATGATAATTTCCCCATCCCTCTTATGATCCAAAAAAGCGATGGTGGATACAGCTATGACACTACGGATATTGCTGCCATGCGTTATCGGGTAGAATGCGATCGAGCGGATAAAATCATTATTGTCACAGATGCGGGGCAATCCTTACACTTTAAACTAGTTGCTGCTACTGCACTAGCAGCTAACTATCTGTCTTCGGAGAAAATTTTCACTCATGTTGGTTTTGGTCTAGTACTAGATTCTCAAGGAAAAAAGTTTAAGACTCGATCAGGAGAAAGTATCAAACTAGCAGACCTTCTGTTGACTGCTGTAAATAAAGCTATGGCAATTTTACTAGAAAGAAATCCCCAAATATCTCCAGAGGAAGCGCAGAAAAAAGCTCAGATCCTCGGCATTAACGCAGTTAAATACGCAGACCTTTCCTGCCACCGAATCAGTGACTATGTATTCTCTTTTGATAAAATGCTAAGATTCGAAGGAAATACAGCCACATTTATTCTCTATGCCTACGTTCGTATTCAAGGAATTAAAAGGCGATTACAACTGGATAAGCTTTCCAGTAAAGGACGACTTATTCTTAAGGCCTCAGCGGAGCAGGCCCTGGCTTTTAAACTCTTGTGCTTCCCCGATGTACTACTTAAAGTTGCAGAAGAACTCTTCCCTCATCTGTTAACAGACTACCTGTATGATTTAGCCGAAAAGTTCAACATCTTTTTCCGAGACTGCCACATAGAAGGCTCTGAATACCAAGAGTCTAGACTACACCTATGCCTATTGACAGAACAAATTCTATCGGTGGGAATGTCCCTATTAGGACTTCGGACGTTAGATACCCTCTAAAAACTCGAAGGGCCCCTCAGTTTCATAAGGGGCTAGGCTATACTTAACAAAAAGCGTATTCTTGAGTTTTTTTCGTGAGATTCTTAGAAACGCGGATCTTTGCTCCCAAGGACTCCAAGTTTGCCACTAACTGATTATACCCTCGATCCAATAACTCAGCACCTCGAATAATACTTTTTTCTCCTTCAGCTATCAACGCTGCCATGACATAAGCAAAGCCGGCCCTTAAATCAGGAATGCATACTTCTGCTGCTTGCAGAGGTGTCACTCCTCGAATGACTGCACTATGAGGATAATTACCCGCCTTATATCGACAATCCTTGGAACTTAAGCACTGATAGAAGAGTTCACAATCAGCACCCATAGCCCTCAATCCAGACAAATACTTTAATCGATTTTCATGAACGGTTTCATGAATTACAGAAGATCCTTTTGCTTGAGTTAACAATACAGCAAAGGGTTGTTGCCAATCCGTGAGAAAGCCAGGATGAACATCCGTCTCTACAACAACACCTCCTTTTAAAGTTCTTTCCCGGAAAAACTCTATACCATCGTCCTTAACAACAAACCCTCCACCAATTTCTCTTAATCCATTAAGGAAAGGTAACATATCAGAATGACGAGCTCCTTGTACAAAGATCCTTCCATCAGTTACCACAGCAGACATTCCAAAAGATGCAGCCTCAATCTTATCAGGGATCACTGTGTGATCTACCTCGTTAAAACTTTGGGATCCAAAAATTTCTATAGTCCTATCATTGTCTGTGGTAATAGTTACTCCCATCTTCTGGAAGAACATGATCAAATCTATAATTTCTGCCTCCAAAGCAGCATTTTTGATTAAAGTTCTGCCAGAAGCCCTTACAGCAGCAAATATCAAATTTTCAGTGGCACCTACGGAAGGATATGGCAACTCTATGTGAGCTCCTACCAAACCCTCTTTTGCGTGCGCACAATAACCCCTCTTGTCCAGAAACGCTTCAGCTCCTAGACACTTAAGACCTTCTAAATGAAAGTTGACTGTTCGCTCTCCTATGGCATCCCCACCCACTATAGGAACTATGACTTGCTGCCTTGTTCTTGATAACAAAGCTCCTATAAGCAAAACCGGAATGCGATTAACTTTAGAAAAACATGAGGATATATTAGTTGTAACTATCTTGGGAGTTTGAATTTCAATAACCTGAGATCTCTTATCCCACTCGATCTTGGCCCCCACTTCACGACACAGGTCTACTGTGAACCGCACGTCTCCAATATCAGGAATGTTTCTAAGAACACATTTTTGATCAGACAGTAATGATGCAACCAATAGTTTTGTTGCAGAGTTTTTAGCTCCAGAAACTTTAACTGTTCCTGTTAAAGAACATCCGCCAAACACCTCTAATGTTTTCATAATTTTCAGTTTCTCTCGTTCATCGGCAAGGCCTGCGCAAAACTAAATATCCCTAATTGTCGTGTATTTTTCCATACCAAACTTCTATCACTACTCAAATTATTAAAAACAAAACCTATGAGTTTATTTCGAGTTTTTTCAAAAAAATTAAGGTTTAATTAAAAAAATTAAATTAAATTAAAATCAAATTAATAAAACGTAATTATTTTTTGAAATATGTCATCTCCCATAGGAAATAATCAAGGCGTCAATGTCGATATACCAGTAACTCCAACAACAACAACAGCTACAGGCGGTATTGGCGAACATTCCGTAACAACAACAGCTACAGGACAAACTTCTGAAACAGCAACAACAACAAATACTGTAGCAACAGGATCCTTGGAACAAACCGGGGGAACAGGCAATGTAACCGTCACTTCTTCTGATGGAAATGTTTCAGGAGTGACAGTCAACGGAGAGTCTGTAAAAGTTTCTACGTCCGGTAGCACCGAAGCTACTTCTACAGCCGACAAAACAGAATCAGCATCTAGTTCCGTACTATTCTTTAAAGAAGGCTCTGGGCCACAAAGATCTGAAACCTTAGATGCCATTAACGAAGACCTAGGAGGACCCACAGAGGCTGCCGGAGGACGTCGCGATTCTGTCTCCAGTACAACAAGTGAGGGATCTCTGGATTCCCTATACGGACTCAGGGGATCAGAAATGAGTGATACTGAGGCCGCTCATCAAGTAGGACCAGGAGGACTACCACAAAACGCTATACCCTCCTATGACCCAACCAGCAAGTCCTCCATCATTGAATTTTTAAAAAATCCCAATGTCCAAGGAAAAATGCAAACAAAGGCTGGACACTATGTATACGTAGATGAAGCCAGATCCAGTTTCATTTTCGTAAAAAATGGAGATTGGAGCACTGCCGAATCCATAAAAGTCACTAATGGAAGAACAAAGGCAGATCTTACAAATCCCAAAGTATTGGAAGACTGCATAGCTAAATTCTGTGTTGGATTTAAAGAATTAGAAAGTAGTTGGAATAACGTTGTGAAACCGGGTCTAGAAAGCAAATCCGGAGCCACTGGCGATTATTCCCATTTAGTACTCAATATGAAATTCAAGACGGCTGTTGCTTACGGACCGTGGAATACTAAAGAAAATTCGGCCACCTATACTCCCTCAGCATGGAGACGTGGCGCAGAACTTAAAGTTAATAAAGAAATATTTAAAGATGTTGGTGGATTAAAACCCATTAGCTGGCAAAACACACAACGACCTACGGACGCAGACTTCCACTTCGATTCAGAGACACCATCTCCCCAACAACCTCAGCCTCAACCCTATCCTCCCTTCCAAATGCCCGCTATCAATATCAATATCACTAACACCAATAACAATAATGTTGGTGGTGGAGATAACAATACAAAAGGCAGTGATAATGTCGATAATTCTAATCAAACACAAGAAACAACAAAATCTGAAGAAGTTGTTGAAGGTAAAATAGAAGAAGAAGGAAGCGGTGCAGAAGATGAATCCCCACCACCACCACCAGTAGGAGGAGGAAGAATAAACGTAAACGTGTTGCCTTCTAATGAGTTAAAAACTCTTCTCTCACATGTTCGTCAACATCTTGATACCGTCTACGATGAAAACGGCAATCATCACTTAGGAAGCCAAGATTTAGGTAACGTTGTCAGAACTAGTGAGAACGGAACATGGGTCCCAACAGTAAGACTTCCTGAGGAAGGAAATAATACTTCTGAAGTCAATGGTCCCCAAGATCCCGACACAGATGATGGAGGTGTTGGAGGCGTCGGAGGAAATAATGATGATGTCCAAGAGACTTCTTCTGAAGACGATACATCAAAAGCTGAAGGTACAGATGAAACAGATTCTTCCACAAAAGCCTCCGATGATTCAGGAAAAGGTAAAGGTGTTGGAGGAGACGATAACGGCGCAGAGCTCTTAGATATTTTAAGTAGGGTCCGTAACCACTTGAATGTCGTATATCCCGGAGGCGGTCATGAGGGCCCTGTGAACGTTAACAGAAACTTGGGAGAAGTTATCTCCGAAGCTGAAGCCGGAAGAGCAGATTCTGGAACATTCGCCACAGGAGGTCCTGGAGGTGGAAATGAAGGCTTTGTTACAGCCACAATTTCCGGCGGTATAGCTAAAACAGCCCAGCTGGTAAGAAATGAAGCAACCAATCCAAGCGACGATGGTTCAGGAAAGGGTGTGTCCAACAAAAAGGGTTCCCCACCTCCCGTACCACCAAAACCATCTAACCTTGCAGCAAGAATAGCAAAAGGTGGAACTGGGACTGGTCAAGCAACAGCCACTCCTCCACAGCCTGCCAACACTGCTGTTAAGATGATGGGTAAACAATTTGGATTGCAAACAAACACTAGAGATTTACTAAAAGAAGTCCGAGGGCATCTTGACAGCGTTTATCCAACGGGAGGAAGAGGACAGCCACGAAATGTAGGCTCATCTTTAGGAAGCGTCGTATCCAGATTCAGAGAGGAAACGGGGTCCGGAGGCATCGTACATACGGAAACAGTACGAACTGAAGGACAAAGTAGCGCGCCTTCTACCAACGAACAAATCAACGCTCAAGGAGGAGCGGTAAAGGCCCTCACGAAAATGTTCGAAAACGCTTCTAAAAAGGATCAATAGCTAAGTTAGAGAGATCTCTTTTCAAAAGGAATCTCTCTTTAGAAAATCTTATGCCATATTGTGATAGACGGCATCTACGTCGTCAATTCCTTCTAGCCACTCAATGAGGGCAAGATTATTTCGCCCATCCTCTTCATTGCAATCTATCATCCTTAAAGGCTTGTAAACTAACACATCTTCGGAGACCTTAACTCCTGCTTCAACGAGTTTTTCTTTAACTTCAGAAAGCGCGGACACTTCGGAAAACACTTGGAAAAACTCCTCGTCATCCGA
This sequence is a window from Chlamydiifrater volucris. Protein-coding genes within it:
- the murA gene encoding UDP-N-acetylglucosamine 1-carboxyvinyltransferase, which gives rise to MKTLEVFGGCSLTGTVKVSGAKNSATKLLVASLLSDQKCVLRNIPDIGDVRFTVDLCREVGAKIEWDKRSQVIEIQTPKIVTTNISSCFSKVNRIPVLLIGALLSRTRQQVIVPIVGGDAIGERTVNFHLEGLKCLGAEAFLDKRGYCAHAKEGLVGAHIELPYPSVGATENLIFAAVRASGRTLIKNAALEAEIIDLIMFFQKMGVTITTDNDRTIEIFGSQSFNEVDHTVIPDKIEAASFGMSAVVTDGRIFVQGARHSDMLPFLNGLREIGGGFVVKDDGIEFFRERTLKGGVVVETDVHPGFLTDWQQPFAVLLTQAKGSSVIHETVHENRLKYLSGLRAMGADCELFYQCLSSKDCRYKAGNYPHSAVIRGVTPLQAAEVCIPDLRAGFAYVMAALIAEGEKSIIRGAELLDRGYNQLVANLESLGAKIRVSKNLTKKTQEYAFC
- the tarP gene encoding type III secretion system actin-recruiting effector Tarp — translated: MSSPIGNNQGVNVDIPVTPTTTTATGGIGEHSVTTTATGQTSETATTTNTVATGSLEQTGGTGNVTVTSSDGNVSGVTVNGESVKVSTSGSTEATSTADKTESASSSVLFFKEGSGPQRSETLDAINEDLGGPTEAAGGRRDSVSSTTSEGSLDSLYGLRGSEMSDTEAAHQVGPGGLPQNAIPSYDPTSKSSIIEFLKNPNVQGKMQTKAGHYVYVDEARSSFIFVKNGDWSTAESIKVTNGRTKADLTNPKVLEDCIAKFCVGFKELESSWNNVVKPGLESKSGATGDYSHLVLNMKFKTAVAYGPWNTKENSATYTPSAWRRGAELKVNKEIFKDVGGLKPISWQNTQRPTDADFHFDSETPSPQQPQPQPYPPFQMPAININITNTNNNNVGGGDNNTKGSDNVDNSNQTQETTKSEEVVEGKIEEEGSGAEDESPPPPPVGGGRINVNVLPSNELKTLLSHVRQHLDTVYDENGNHHLGSQDLGNVVRTSENGTWVPTVRLPEEGNNTSEVNGPQDPDTDDGGVGGVGGNNDDVQETSSEDDTSKAEGTDETDSSTKASDDSGKGKGVGGDDNGAELLDILSRVRNHLNVVYPGGGHEGPVNVNRNLGEVISEAEAGRADSGTFATGGPGGGNEGFVTATISGGIAKTAQLVRNEATNPSDDGSGKGVSNKKGSPPPVPPKPSNLAARIAKGGTGTGQATATPPQPANTAVKMMGKQFGLQTNTRDLLKEVRGHLDSVYPTGGRGQPRNVGSSLGSVVSRFREETGSGGIVHTETVRTEGQSSAPSTNEQINAQGGAVKALTKMFENASKKDQ
- the argS gene encoding arginine--tRNA ligase — translated: MTYSFQRLRPWLEQLCSEAFQKAYPELGKIQPEVTLATKEAFGHFQCNEAMKLAKFLKCAPVTIANKVLSHLPKEYFSTIEVAGAGFINFTLSQAFLEESLLHLPSLLTPGSLVEKFQRVIVDYSSPNTAKDMHVGHLRSTIIGDCLAKVYAFLGHEVIKLNHIGDWGTAFGMLIAYIQENNLQDQGDIENLTLLYQKSRARFDEDEDFKSQSRKNVVLLQAGDPKIIKIWENICEASRRAFNKIYSLLDVSIEERGESFYNPFLADVVSDLENKGLVTISDGAKCVFHDNFPIPLMIQKSDGGYSYDTTDIAAMRYRVECDRADKIIIVTDAGQSLHFKLVAATALAANYLSSEKIFTHVGFGLVLDSQGKKFKTRSGESIKLADLLLTAVNKAMAILLERNPQISPEEAQKKAQILGINAVKYADLSCHRISDYVFSFDKMLRFEGNTATFILYAYVRIQGIKRRLQLDKLSSKGRLILKASAEQALAFKLLCFPDVLLKVAEELFPHLLTDYLYDLAEKFNIFFRDCHIEGSEYQESRLHLCLLTEQILSVGMSLLGLRTLDTL